TATCGCCAACTAACCGGGAGTTGATGTCAAACACGTGGTCGGCTACGTGGCGGTATGTGATGAAGTAATGCTATTATTGTGTCTGTGTCTTCGAGCCAACGTGGCCTGGGCCTATGCGTCGAGAGGCGGGAGCGGGGCAGCCTGATGAGTAGGAGACTCGAAGTGGGTGGCCCAGAGAATGTGGCTGGCAGATGTAACGCTCGGCTGGCGTTATTAGCGGTCCTGTTCTCCGCTATATCAGCTGTCTTGACGGTACTAGAGCTCATGGGTCTCACGGATAATCTGAACTACTTGATTTTCCACTCTATTCCTCCACAGGGATCAGTATTCGTTAGGCTATTGTCTCTAACGGCAAGCGTTGCTGCATTCATAGTTTATGCCGCTATACTTGTAGTTTACGATATTGCTAAGTTTGGTAAATTGAGGCTACAGACAGTTGCGCTAGGCATATCTTTGGCATCCTCTATGATAGTAGTTGCGGTACTGAAAGCACTATTACAAGTACCTAGACCTGGGGAACAACCTCTACATTACCCATTTCTACAGGCACTCCTAGTCTCTGATTACTACGCATTTCCTTCAGGCCATACTGCAAGAGCGGTAGTGGCTGCATACTATATCGGGAAGAGGCAGAAGCCATACTTTAGAGCGGCTTTATGGATCTGGGCATTCAGTGTAGCAGCAAGCCGAGTACTGCTGGGTGCGCACTGGGTGAGCGATGTCATAGCTTCAACTGCTATAGGTCTCGCCACGGCACTTATAGTAGACTGTACAGCAAGGTACTGGGTGCGGGTTTACAATAAGTTTCTGGGAAGAATTAAAGTGTTGAGACTTAGCCTAGACTAGTTCATGCGCGGATAGTTACGGGTGTAGGCCACACCGACCTGTTTATCGTTAAAGGCTAGAAAATCGTATAGGATTCACGTTTGCTTGACAACGTAGGAGTTGATATGGTGTTTGTTGTTTGCAAACCTACCGGACTCTATGCCGGGAGGAACACTAATAATCCTCTCAGGGAAGCTATTTGGTGTAGCTGACGTCTAGAGTACACTAGGCCTTTAAAGTACGTTGGTAAGAGAGGGGCCAGTTCATGGCGTACGATGCTATAATAGCTGTTGCAGTCGTACTCACAGTTGTGCCCCTCACTTTGCTGCTTGTTTACGCGTTTCTATCCCGGGTTACCCGAGGCCCGGATCATGTTTACAAGAGACTCCGTTATGAGGCAGGTAATCCACCACGTGGAGCAGCCCGGATACCTACCATATACCAGTACTTCGGCTACATACTGATATTCGTCGCCCTCGATCCTGTCTTTATGTTGCTCTTCGTCTTGCCCGCCGCTGCAGGAGGTCAATGGCTCAAGGCAGTACTTTTGAGTATGGCATCAGTAGCCGCTATACTCCCGCCTATAGTATATGCTGCTAGGTATGCCCGCCGCCGTGAGTACTGGAGTCTTCCATAGAAGGGTGAGACGAGCCATGGTTCATGGTGACTG
The window above is part of the Pyrodictium delaneyi genome. Proteins encoded here:
- a CDS encoding phosphatase PAP2 family protein, which encodes MSRRLEVGGPENVAGRCNARLALLAVLFSAISAVLTVLELMGLTDNLNYLIFHSIPPQGSVFVRLLSLTASVAAFIVYAAILVVYDIAKFGKLRLQTVALGISLASSMIVVAVLKALLQVPRPGEQPLHYPFLQALLVSDYYAFPSGHTARAVVAAYYIGKRQKPYFRAALWIWAFSVAASRVLLGAHWVSDVIASTAIGLATALIVDCTARYWVRVYNKFLGRIKVLRLSLD
- the ndhC gene encoding NADH-quinone oxidoreductase subunit A, encoding MAYDAIIAVAVVLTVVPLTLLLVYAFLSRVTRGPDHVYKRLRYEAGNPPRGAARIPTIYQYFGYILIFVALDPVFMLLFVLPAAAGGQWLKAVLLSMASVAAILPPIVYAARYARRREYWSLP